One window of Hujiaoplasma nucleasis genomic DNA carries:
- the uvrC gene encoding excinuclease ABC subunit UvrC codes for MNVDIKEKIKQVPNKPGTYQMLDRKGKIIYVGKAKNLKNRVSSYFVGAHDDKTTRLVHEIEDFTYVITQTEKEAFLLELSQIKQYLPKYNIKLMDNKTYPYIEVTDEEHPIIRVTRSVSKNKKNVFGPYPNATYANETVRLLDTIFPFRKCSQFPKKVCLYYHIGQCLGPCEFPVKESTYKDLLKKVRSFLSGNTKEFVQEYKQKMEIHSRNLEFEKAKEYRDMIIAIEKTTEQQQVIFNDNLDRDIVNFVTYDHYISINILFMRNGRVLFSQSKIFSYYGQVEDILLTYLVQFYEQQPIPDEILLPKDYNYDIFKEVLEDKIFIPQRGKKVKLLEIAYENAKNHLNNNLSAYLNRENKTIHALRELEKILGVSSIRRIDAFDNSNISGQNLVSAMVVFTNGLPDKNEYRKYRVKTVETNDDYHIMKEIIYRRYLSVMMDDLEKPDLVIVDGGLIQLRAAKQVLEELKLDLNLIGLKKNSRHKTESIIKQNEEEIILDKHSNLYSLLYKIQEEVHRFAISYQRNVASKKIYASILDTIPKVGKVTKNKLLKKYKNLENIKNAPREELKALKIQEEAIDNIYLALNTYQSKKEDES; via the coding sequence ATGAATGTCGATATCAAGGAAAAAATAAAACAAGTACCTAACAAACCTGGTACCTATCAAATGCTTGATCGTAAGGGTAAAATTATTTACGTAGGCAAAGCTAAGAACTTAAAGAATCGTGTAAGTTCTTATTTTGTCGGTGCTCATGATGATAAAACGACAAGACTGGTCCATGAGATAGAAGACTTTACCTATGTTATTACCCAAACTGAAAAAGAAGCATTTTTATTAGAATTATCACAAATCAAACAATATTTACCTAAATATAATATAAAACTTATGGATAATAAAACTTATCCTTATATCGAAGTAACTGATGAAGAACACCCAATCATTAGAGTCACAAGAAGTGTAAGTAAAAACAAAAAGAATGTATTCGGTCCCTATCCTAACGCTACTTATGCTAATGAAACGGTAAGGTTATTAGATACAATATTCCCCTTTAGAAAATGTTCTCAGTTCCCAAAAAAAGTATGTTTGTATTATCATATAGGACAATGTTTAGGTCCATGTGAATTTCCGGTTAAAGAAAGTACTTATAAAGACTTATTAAAAAAAGTGAGAAGTTTTTTATCAGGAAACACAAAAGAGTTTGTTCAAGAATATAAACAAAAAATGGAAATACATTCTCGTAATTTAGAATTTGAAAAAGCCAAAGAATACCGAGACATGATTATCGCTATTGAAAAAACGACTGAGCAGCAACAAGTTATATTTAACGATAACTTAGATAGGGATATTGTAAATTTTGTGACTTATGATCATTATATTTCTATAAATATCTTATTTATGAGAAATGGGCGTGTTTTATTCTCTCAATCAAAAATCTTTTCATATTATGGTCAAGTTGAAGACATCTTATTAACATATCTTGTTCAATTTTATGAGCAACAACCCATACCTGATGAGATCCTTCTACCTAAAGACTACAATTATGATATTTTTAAAGAAGTTCTTGAAGATAAAATATTTATTCCTCAAAGAGGAAAAAAAGTTAAATTACTAGAAATAGCTTATGAAAACGCTAAAAACCACTTAAATAATAATTTATCAGCCTATTTAAATCGAGAAAATAAGACCATTCATGCACTTAGGGAATTAGAAAAAATATTAGGTGTAAGTTCTATTAGAAGGATTGATGCTTTTGATAATTCAAATATCTCTGGACAGAACTTAGTTTCAGCCATGGTGGTATTCACCAATGGTTTACCAGACAAAAACGAGTATCGAAAATATAGGGTTAAAACTGTGGAAACTAATGATGATTACCATATCATGAAAGAAATCATCTATAGAAGATATTTATCTGTAATGATGGATGACTTAGAAAAACCGGATTTAGTGATTGTTGATGGAGGATTAATTCAATTAAGAGCTGCAAAACAAGTCCTTGAAGAATTAAAATTAGATTTGAATCTCATTGGTTTAAAGAAAAATTCACGGCATAAAACTGAATCAATCATTAAGCAAAATGAAGAAGAAATCATTTTAGATAAACACTCTAATCTCTACTCATTGCTTTACAAAATACAAGAAGAAGTCCATCGGTTCGCGATAAGTTACCAAAGAAATGTCGCTAGTAAAAAAATATATGCTTCTATTTTAGACACCATTCCAAAAGTTGGTAAGGTGACAAAGAATAAACTATTAAAAAAATATAAGAATTTAGAAAATATTAAGAATGCGCCAAGAGAAGAGCTCAAAGCTTTAAAAATACAAGAAGAGGCTATTGATAACATCTATTTGGCTCTAAATACTTATCAATCAAAGAAAGAAGATGAATCATGA
- the rbfA gene encoding 30S ribosome-binding factor RbfA, which yields MAKVAHLETDVQRVLSDILQNDIKDKLAFITITGVKITNELSFMYAYYTVYGSKQDIEKTKETLDRANGFIKNQIAKRVKMRKVPELVFKYDESYQTGKRVDDIIRNIK from the coding sequence ATGGCAAAAGTTGCTCATTTAGAAACAGATGTACAACGAGTCTTAAGCGATATACTTCAAAATGATATTAAAGATAAACTTGCTTTTATCACAATTACAGGTGTTAAAATCACCAATGAGTTATCATTTATGTATGCTTATTACACAGTTTATGGTTCAAAACAAGATATAGAAAAAACAAAAGAAACTTTAGATAGAGCTAATGGCTTTATAAAGAATCAAATTGCTAAACGTGTTAAAATGAGAAAAGTTCCAGAATTGGTATTTAAATATGATGAATCTTATCAAACCGGTAAAAGAGTTGATGATATCATTAGGAATATAAAATAA